In uncultured Ilyobacter sp., a genomic segment contains:
- the tgt gene encoding tRNA guanosine(34) transglycosylase Tgt: MSNKLPVTYKLYSKDGKARIGKITTPHGEVETPVFMPVGTQATVKTMTPEELEAIGSEIILGNTYHLFLRPGDELVAKFGGLHKFMNWKKPILTDSGGFQVFSLGAIRKIKEEGVEFRSHIDGSKQFISPEKSIHIQNNLGSDIVMLFDECPPGMSTEEYLIPSIERTTRWAKRCIEAHKRPDEQGLFAIVQGGIYEELRDKSREELMEMDEHFSGYAIGGLAVGEPREDMYRILDYIVDKLPENKPRYLMGVGEPVDMLEAVEAGVDMMDCVQPTRIGRHGTVFTKYGRLVIKNACYSEDPRPLDDGCDCYVCRNYTRGYIRHLFKSQEILGARLATYHNLYFLIKMMKDAREAIKDGRFKEYKDEFLNNYSQRGESDWIKAQKIEEV; encoded by the coding sequence ATGTCAAATAAACTGCCTGTAACTTATAAACTCTACTCTAAAGACGGCAAGGCTAGAATTGGAAAAATAACTACACCTCACGGTGAAGTGGAAACACCTGTATTTATGCCTGTGGGGACTCAAGCAACTGTAAAAACAATGACACCTGAGGAGCTAGAAGCCATAGGTTCTGAAATAATATTGGGAAACACCTATCATCTTTTTTTGAGGCCTGGAGATGAGTTAGTCGCAAAATTTGGCGGACTGCATAAATTTATGAATTGGAAAAAACCAATACTCACAGACAGTGGTGGGTTTCAGGTATTTAGCCTAGGGGCAATTAGAAAAATAAAGGAAGAGGGAGTGGAGTTCAGGTCTCATATAGACGGATCAAAGCAATTTATTTCTCCTGAAAAATCTATACATATTCAAAACAACCTGGGATCAGATATAGTCATGTTATTTGATGAGTGCCCTCCTGGTATGTCTACTGAGGAGTATCTTATTCCGTCTATAGAGAGGACTACAAGGTGGGCTAAGAGGTGTATAGAGGCTCACAAAAGACCTGATGAACAAGGATTGTTTGCAATTGTCCAGGGTGGAATTTATGAAGAGCTTAGGGACAAGAGTAGAGAAGAGCTTATGGAGATGGATGAGCATTTTTCAGGTTATGCTATAGGGGGACTAGCTGTAGGTGAACCTAGAGAGGATATGTACAGGATATTAGACTATATAGTGGACAAACTTCCTGAGAATAAACCGAGATATCTCATGGGAGTGGGGGAGCCTGTAGACATGCTAGAGGCAGTGGAAGCTGGTGTAGATATGATGGACTGTGTGCAGCCTACAAGAATAGGTAGGCACGGGACGGTGTTTACTAAATACGGAAGGCTTGTAATAAAAAATGCATGCTATTCTGAGGATCCTAGGCCTTTAGACGATGGATGTGATTGTTATGTATGTAGAAATTACACTAGAGGATATATAAGACATCTTTTTAAATCTCAGGAGATTCTTGGGGCTAGGCTGGCAACTTACCATAATCTTTATTTTTTGATAAAAATGATGAAGGATGCCAGAGAAGCAATAAAAGATGGAAGATTTAAAGAATATAAAGATGAGTTTTTGAATAATTACTCCCAAAGAGGAGAGAGTGACTGGATAAAGGCACAAAAGATAGAGGAAGTATAA
- a CDS encoding NADH-dependent [FeFe] hydrogenase, group A6, translating into METVKIKINGIEVESPKHSTILAAAKSIGVRIPTLCQLKMGDIGYVHDPASCRMCVVEVNEQENLYPACETKVYEGMEIITNSAELIQIRKNILELILSNHPKECLTCSKSGECELQDLADEFKIKNIRFEGEKSVYRSDSSPAIIRDMDKCIMCRRCETMCNKIQTCNILSAVNRGFETVVSPSHEKDLEDTACTFCGQCVAVCPVGALHEKDYTWEVVDMLANPSKTVIVQVAPAVRVALGEEFGHEPGTDVSGKMVTALRRIGFDYVFDTNFAADLTIMEEASELKSRVERYLAGDKEVKLPILTSCCPAWVKFIEHNFPDMLDIPSTAKSPQQMFSAIAKEFWAKEMGIKREDLIVVSVMPCLAKKYEASREEFSKDGNPDTDISISTRELASLINQSGISFNMLQDEEFDKPFGMSSGAANIFGRTGGVIEAATRTAYEWITGEELKNVDFKQLRGLEGSRVAEVPELQIDGAPLRIGIAHGLGAARELLEKVKNKEEVLHAIEIMACKGGCIGGGGQPYHHGKFNVIKKRFIGIQAIDSGKKIRKSHENPYIKELYEKFLGEPMGEKAHELLHTKYFSRKK; encoded by the coding sequence ATGGAAACGGTCAAAATAAAGATAAACGGTATAGAGGTCGAGTCTCCAAAACACTCTACTATTTTGGCAGCTGCCAAGAGTATAGGGGTCAGAATTCCTACTCTATGCCAGCTTAAAATGGGAGATATAGGATATGTCCACGATCCAGCTTCATGCAGAATGTGCGTAGTAGAGGTAAATGAACAGGAAAATCTTTATCCTGCCTGTGAAACAAAGGTTTACGAGGGAATGGAGATTATTACCAATTCTGCGGAACTAATACAGATAAGAAAAAATATTCTAGAACTTATTCTTTCTAATCATCCCAAAGAATGTCTTACATGTTCAAAATCTGGAGAATGTGAACTTCAAGACCTTGCAGATGAATTTAAGATAAAAAACATAAGATTTGAGGGAGAAAAATCAGTTTACCGATCAGATTCTTCCCCTGCAATAATAAGGGATATGGATAAATGCATAATGTGCAGAAGATGTGAGACAATGTGCAATAAAATTCAGACATGCAACATTTTATCAGCGGTAAATAGAGGATTTGAAACTGTAGTGTCCCCTTCCCATGAAAAAGATCTAGAAGATACTGCATGTACCTTCTGTGGTCAATGTGTGGCAGTATGTCCAGTAGGTGCCCTCCATGAAAAAGACTATACATGGGAAGTAGTAGATATGCTTGCGAACCCTTCTAAAACCGTAATTGTACAGGTGGCTCCTGCTGTAAGGGTGGCTCTCGGAGAAGAATTTGGACATGAACCTGGTACTGATGTCAGTGGAAAGATGGTTACAGCCCTTCGGAGAATAGGGTTTGACTATGTCTTTGATACAAATTTTGCAGCTGACCTTACAATTATGGAAGAAGCATCTGAGCTAAAATCCAGAGTAGAAAGATATCTGGCAGGAGATAAAGAGGTAAAACTTCCCATTCTGACATCCTGCTGTCCTGCCTGGGTAAAATTTATCGAACATAATTTTCCCGATATGCTAGATATTCCCTCCACTGCAAAATCTCCTCAGCAGATGTTTAGTGCCATAGCCAAAGAATTTTGGGCAAAGGAGATGGGAATAAAGCGGGAAGATTTGATTGTGGTTTCTGTAATGCCCTGCCTTGCAAAAAAATATGAGGCTTCTAGGGAGGAGTTTTCGAAAGATGGAAATCCTGACACAGATATATCGATCTCAACAAGGGAACTGGCAAGTCTTATAAATCAAAGTGGAATAAGTTTTAATATGCTTCAAGATGAAGAATTTGACAAGCCCTTTGGGATGTCCAGTGGAGCTGCGAATATTTTTGGAAGAACCGGCGGAGTTATAGAGGCTGCCACAAGAACAGCTTATGAATGGATAACAGGTGAGGAGCTAAAAAATGTCGATTTTAAACAGCTAAGAGGACTCGAAGGATCCAGAGTCGCAGAAGTACCAGAGCTTCAGATAGACGGTGCCCCTTTAAGAATAGGAATTGCCCATGGACTAGGAGCTGCTAGAGAACTTCTAGAAAAAGTAAAAAATAAAGAGGAAGTTTTGCACGCCATAGAGATTATGGCCTGCAAGGGAGGATGTATAGGGGGTGGAGGCCAGCCTTATCATCACGGTAAATTTAACGTAATCAAGAAGAGATTCATTGGAATACAGGCAATAGACAGCGGCAAAAAAATACGAAAATCTCACGAAAATCCTTATATAAAAGAATTATATGAAAAATTTCTTGGGGAACCTATGGGTGAAAAAGCTCATGAACTGCTACACACAAAATATTTTTCAAGAAAAAAATAA